In the Methanofastidiosum sp. genome, CTCAAGGGTCCAGGCCACATTTGGAAGAGAAGTCACGCAACACGGTCCTACTTTTACTATTAGAAGATTTAAAACAGATCCAATGACACCCGTGCAATTGATTAATTACAAGTCCTGTCCACCAAGAATATTTGCATATATGTGGTTGGCGCTTGAACACTCTTATACAGCTTCCACAATTATCTCTGGAGGGACAGCAACAGGTAAAACTTCTATGTTAAACGCCCTTGCTATATTTTTGCCACCAGAAGCAAAAATAGTAACAATTGAGGACACTCAAGAGTTAAATCTCCCCCAAGAACATTGGTTGCCTGCAGTCACTAGATCTGGATTTGGCGCCTCTACTTCTGAAGGAAAGAAGCAGGGAGAGGTTGACATGTTCGACTTACTAAGGGCAGCATTAAGGCAAAGGCCTGATTACCTAGTAGTTGGTGAAATTAGAGGGGCTGAAGCTAACGTTATGTTTACGGGTATGGCTACAGGGCACCCTGGTATGGGGACAATACATGCCGATTCAATGGAAGCTTTAATCAATAGGCTTACCACAAGGCCCATTAGTCTCTCTCCAGCACTTCTTCAATCATTAAATATTTGTTTCTTATTAACTCATGCAAAAATAGAAGGAAAAGCAATCAGAAGAGTAAAAGAAGTTGTTGAAATAACTGGAATGGATTTGAAAAAAGGAGAACCTATATATCAAACTGTTTTTAGGTGGGATCCAGGGTCTGATGAATTCATATATGATGCAAAAGAGAGTAGCATAGTAAAAAGAATATCTATATCTCGAGGTATGACACAAGAGGAAGTATGGGAAGAAATAAACAGAAGATCTCTTGTTTTAGGCTGGATGGCTGAGAATAATATAGTTAACTTTAGAGATGTAGGAGATATAATAAAGGTATATATGAGAGATCCGGATTCAATCTTAGAAAAAATAAAAAGTTGAGCCTATGCTGGGCAGAAAAAAAGAGAAGGACATTGCAGTCCAAGAAATCGAAAGATACGAAAAAAGGGGCTTCTTCATGAATTATGGAAAGATGGCCCATAAAAGATTTGGTTTTTTGGTAGACAAAAGGCTAAAAAGTTTTGAAGAACTCCATGGCCCTTTAAGAAAAGGTGATATACCCTTAAATCTTGGTGCTTATGTCAGTGCAATGATTCTTAGTACTGCAATTGCCGGTATTATTGCTTTAGTAGTATCGATAATTATTGTCCCTCTGTTTTTGGGAAATTTTATAAATGAAATTATATCCCCTGGAAAGCCTGTTGATTTTGTCTTTAACTTAGTCTTAATTATTTTAATTTCAATTCTAACTGCCGTTACAACTTTTCTAGTGTTCTGGGTTTATCCATCGTTTAAAGCTGGAGAAAGATCAAGAAAAATTAATCTTGCACTTACAAACGCTGTCAATACAATGGCAACAATAGCTGGAACAGGGGTACCCCCTGCCGTTATCTTTTGGTCGCTTGTAGAGTTTAGGCGATATGGCGAAGTATCAAGAGAATCTGAAAAAATTTTAAATGATATTGAAAACTTTGGACTCGATTTAGTTCAAGCTCTTCAAAGGGCGGCTAACAGATCTCCTTCTCCTCTCTTCAGTGAACTTTTATGGAAGATGATAGCCACCATAAGAACAGGTGGAAATCTCAAAGAGTATTTGTATCTTGAAGGAAATAGATTAATGGAAGTTGAAAGAATGAAAACTGAAGCTGCAATTGAAACTATCGGTTTAATAGCAGAAACTTATGTTACAGCTTTAGTTGTAGGGCCAGTATTTATTATTATCATGACAACAATTATGGGTATAATGGGAACCCCAATGTCGCAGGTAAATTTGATTAATAATATTGTTGTATATTTTGGGCTGCCTATAGGCTATGCTATATTCATAATAGCGGTGGATCAGGTGGCTCCAAAGAGATAATGCAGGTGAAAAATTGAGGAAAAAAAATTATAACGTGTATGTAACGATTGGCAGTATAGCTGCAGGGATTATTCTTAGCTTGATGGGATTTTTCATTTTAAACTTAAGTGAACTAGCTATTGCAGGTATAGCCGTTGCGGTTGGCCCTTACCTTTTCTTAAAAATGAGAGAACAAGCATGGATTACTGAAATAGAAGATCAGTTCCCTGAATTTCTAAGAGCACTTGCCGATTCTCAAGCTGCAGGAATGACCCTTCCCCAAGCCATAAAGATGGCGCAGGAGGATGATTACGGGAGACTTACCGATGAAATAAAGATTATGGCTTCAAAGATATCTTGGGGGGTCCCATTTGATGAGGTCTTAACATCTTTTTCAGATAAGGTAAAAAGTGAAAATGTACAAGGTACGGTATCTCTTATTGTTATCGCTCATCATGCTGGGGGAAATATCATAAAGATTTTGGAATCTGCGGCAGAAAGCGCAAGAATGATGAGGGGTCTTGCAAAAGAGCAGGCTTCTAAATTAAGCCAGTATACAGGCATTATTTATATTTCTTATCTTGTATTTCTTTCAGTAGTTTTCTTACTTCAGACCCAGTTCGTTGAAATATTCTCAGAAATAACACTTCCAACTGCCAAAGAGTCAATAAATAAAGAGGCATTTAAGACTACATTTCAAAACATGCTTATCATACATGGTGCTTTAGCAGGGCTCATGATTGGAAAGATGACAACAAATTCTTTATTTTCCGGGATCAAACACAGTATTATTTTAACTGCAATTGGATATCTAACATTTAGATTTATTATCGGCTCTAGTCTTCTATCTGGTCTTCTTTGATATTATTTTTTTCTATTCCCCATCTTGTTCTAACGGCCATCCCTCTTTCAAAAGCTTTAACCTCTCTCGGAGAAAGCATTAAAGTTCCTGTTCCTAAAAGATTGTCATTTGAATCCACAATAAGAACTTCTTCATATGCCCTAAGATTTTTATCAAGATTAATAACAAACTTTGAAAATACATTTGCACCGTCTTTAATGAAAGGTGCAGCTTCGTCATCCACAATTATTCTGTATTTGGGATATGGGATTATATCCTTCAATCTTTTTAGACCCTCAATATTTGGAGTAAATAATCCATCTCTAGCCCTTATAGTTGCAAGCATAGTTCCATTTTTATCAAAGACATAACGGATCATTCCAGTTTTTGATCTCTTAACAACGACATCATGGAAAAGTTTTTCTCCAACGTTTGGGCCAAACTGATATTCCGCAATTACTTTTACTATATCCTCGTCATTTAGTTCAGAGTCCCCTCTATCTTTTCTTTCTTCCTCCATTTCACATTGGCCAAAAGGATAAGTAAACTCAAGTTCTTTTGGGAATTTTCCAAAGAAGAGATGCTCATCGTATTTTTTAGATTCTATGTTTTTTATTCTTTCCTTAGTTCTTTGCATTATTGGCCTTAAATTGGATTCTGCACCAGTATAGAATATCGAAGACCTTTTCGTAAAGGGGTCATATTCTTCTAAAAGACCATAATAATCTTTGATTCTCCTATATGCGAGTAGTAATCTCGGATGACTTCTAATCCTAGTTTCAACAAGTTCAAATAAATTTCCTTCATGTACGGCTTCCTTGATTATTTTGATTTCTTCAAAAGTTGCATGCAAGTTATGGCTTGAAAGAAGTTCTAATCTTTTTTGATCATTTTCATTAATTAGCTCTTGAGCAGTATATTTCCTGCAAACTGGGCAGTTACATGGTAAATATTTCATTTCATTAAGTTTTTTTGTACCATAAGAAGTTAGATATCTTGAATCCTGTGCATAGAGAACATACGCCGCGGAATCAAAAAGGTCGCAACCCAAAAGAACCGATAATGACAGTAACATTGGGTGTCCAGCACCAAAAAGATGAACTGGCCTTGAGGGTGAAAGACTTCCTTTTACCGTTAGGATAATATCCACCAATTCACTAAATCGGTATTCCATCATCAATGGAACAACACCGCCTATTGGATTCACTGTAAAAGGTAATTTACTCATCTCCTCTGCCGATTTTTTTCTTAGATCTAGGTGAGTTCCCCCTTGGATTGTTCCATTTAGGTCTAGGTCAAATCCGATTGCTTCTCTTGCCCTTTCTAGAGTTATCTCTAGGTCTGAAAGAGTCTTTCTGTGAGGTTCATCGGGATGAGTTGGTATATCAAGAAACGTTCCGATATCAACTCCAATGTCTTTTTGAAATTGTAGTATCTCTTTGTTTTCTATTTCTATATCGCCATATGCGGCCATCTGAAAAGAGCCGGAATCAGTTTCTATAACTCCGTTAAAATCGAGCATTTTGTGAACTCCTTTTTCAAGAGAATCTTCTTTGAGTTTTGGAGTTCTGTAAATAATATATGAATTTGTGATTAGCATTTCTGCCCCATAATCGGCCATATCTTTTGGGGCAATGACTATCTTATTGGGATTAATAACTGGCATCAGTGTTGGGGTCTCAACTTTTTTTTTGCCTATCGATAGTTTTCCTATTCTGCCTAATCCATCTTTTGCTTTTATTTCAAACATTTATCCGCCCCCTACTGGAGAAAAAAGAGCTATCTCAAATCCTTTTGAAACTAGAGTTTCATCTCTACCTGTAAAAGAATAGTCCTTTCCATTTACTATAATCCTTATCTCATCCTTTAAAAAAGATTCCTTCAATAGAGGATATTTTTCTGAAAGAAGATTCTTTAGGTTGCCAATTTTAATTGATTCAACTTCAATAATTTCTTCTCTTTTCAAAGTGATATCTTTTAAATCTCCAAAATAGAGAACCCTCATACTATTTAATATACCAAGTGATTTTATAATCTTAACTCAAAAGGCATCCTTTCTATTTCTATTTTTCTCTTAAGAGGATCAATTATCTCAATACCTTCTTTTCTTGATAATATATAAAGTCTTGATAAAGCCTCTGTAGAGCAAAGAAGATGCTGATTTGGATGAGTACCCGCCTCTATGCAAGAATCTAGAATTATTTTATCCCCGCATCCAAAGACCAATTTAAGCCTCTTGGAAGCAGGATGGCCCTTTTTTAGGATTATAAGTGGAAAAGCTAACTCCCGCAGGGAGTATAATGCTGATATCATGATTGCTTTAATTTTTGTGTCTTTTGCGAAAGAGGAAACAGCAAGAATATCATCATTTCCCGTTCCAAGAACTATCTCTTCTTTATCAGTTTCCAACAAGAAGGATTTACCTTTAGATTTTACTATCCCTAAGAAGTAATCTTTATGGGATAGGAACAATATCTCCTCATCGCCCAAAGGAAGAAATAAATTATTATCCAATTTTTATAACCTTGTCTGAAGAACATTTTGGGCATTTTGGATTTTTTCCAATTCCTTTATACTGTGTACCGCATTCGGTACAAACATAGCCTTCTGGACCTTCGGGCATATCTACATCAAAACTTCCACCAACACTGCAAATATCAATCACCAAAGCCTGATAATGATTTTGTTCTTATATATATTTTGATGCGCCCTTGCTTTATCAAGATAACATGCAATCCATAATATCTCTATTTTGTAGATATCTCAAAGCAATTCAAAAATTTTATATATTGTCTTGATTTTTAGATTATGGATTTCATGGATAAAAATGTGAATGTTATTTCTGGAAATATTGTAGATCCAATTAATCATGAAATATACCCTGGCAAAATAACAATTTCAAACGATAAAATCTCTGAAATTCAAAGAGACGATAATATTTATTCTAATTTCATTATACCGGGATTTGTAGATTCTCATATACATATAGAAAGTTCAATGTTAATCCCTTACGAATTTTCTAGAATTGCAGTTATCCATGGAACTGTAGCAACTGTTTCAGATCCTCATGAAATAGCCAATGTCTTAGGAATAAAAGGAATACAATATATGATTGAGAATTCTAAACTTTCTCCTCTAAAATTTTATTTTGGGGCATCCTCCTGCGTTCCGGCAACATCTTTTGAGACTAGTGGCGCTTGCCTTAGAGCTAGAGAGATTGAAGAGATATTTAGTAATGACAATGTTAAATTTTTAGGAGAGGTAATGAATACATTTGGTGTCATAAATAATGATAAGGATCTAATAGAAAAAATAAATGTCGCAAAAAAATATTCTAAAAAAATTGATGGACATGCTCCAGGATTATCCGGAGAAGTACTGGAAAAATATATTAGCAAAGGGATTACTACAGATCACGAGTGTGTTCGTAGAGCTGAAGGTCTTGAGAAGATAGAAAAGGGGATGAAAATACAGATTAGGGAAGGTTCTGCTGCAGAAAACTTTGAAGCTTTAATCCCTCTTGTCGATACACATTATGATTCCTGCATGTTTTGTAGTGATGATAAACACCCGGATGACTTGGTTAAGGGGCACATTGACCAGATGGTTAGGCGGTCAATAAATTACGGCATCGATATTTTCAAAATATTAAAGGTTTCTTCTGTAAATCCTGTTAAGCATTATGGGCTTGATGTTGGGCTGCTTCAAGAAGGTGATCCGGCTGACTTCTTAGTTGCAGATAATCTAAAAGAGTTGAATATCCTTGCAACATATATTAATGGAAATGTCGTTTCCCACAAAGGTAAAACAAACATTGAACACAGGAGTTTTGAAACGATAAATAACTTTAAAGTAGAAAAGAAAAAGATATCAGATTTTTGTTTATCTTATAAAAGTGGCAATATAAACGTTATTGAAGCAATTGACGGTCAACTTATTACAAATGATATAAGCATTGAACCAAAAATAGTCAATGAGAATTTAGTATCTGACATAGAAAGAGACATATTAAAAATCGCCGTTGTGAATCGTTATAAAGATTCAGAAGTTCCAATTGGATTTATAAGAAATTTTGGCCTAAAAAAAGGGGCAATAGCTTCTAGCATAGCCCATGATTCCCATAACATAGTTGTCGTTGGTGTTTCTGACGAAGACATATGTAACGCTGTGAACATGATTATCGAAAATAGGGGTGGCATTGGATGTGTTTGTGGAGAGAATAAAATCTTTTTAGAACTCCCCGTTGCTGGCATAATGACATTTGAAGAATATTCTAAAGTTGCAGATAGCTACAGGCATGTTACTAACTTTGCCAAGTCTTTGGGATGTACATTAAACGCACCTTTCATGACTCTATCTTTCATGGCATTACTAGTTATACCAAAAATAAAGATTGGAGATAAAGGATTGTTTGATTCTGAAAAATTTAGATTTATTGATTTGTGCGTAAGCTAATATTTAAATATAATTTTTAATTATTGCTTATTTATTAGAATATAAATTAGGATAATAATTATTTATTATGTATATATACAAATGATTTATGCCTTTATAATCCTAGTATAATAATGTCTATTACCCCTTTATTTCTACTGGAAGTTCCTCCAGTTAAATAATAATTTCTAGTTGTGCTGTTTTTTGTTTGATCTATTGACATAAAAACTCTTGTCTATATAATCCAAATAGATATCTCTATCTCTCCCAGTAAGCTCATCTTCTGTTATGTAAAGATCTTTGTTTTTTCTGATATCAACCCTAACAAATCTAAGCCTGTTCTTTTTGTAGAATCTTTTCTTTCCTATTTCATCAAATATTTTTTGATTTATCTCCATTGAAGTCCTTTCTATATGAAACGCCATATTTTGGTAACTTATAATTGTATAGATGACCAAGAAGATAATTGGAGGGAATAACATGAGGAGGGCCAAATTAATAAAATTAGAAGTTGGAACTGAAAGTGTAAGTAATATTATGACTGAGGAAAGGGAGGCAAGTAAAAGCCATCGTAAATATCCGAATTTATCTCTGCCCACGGTGTTGAGTTTTCTTGAGAATTCATTTATTTCATTTATTGTATCAAAAAATATCCTGTAGTTTGTTGAATCTTTATTACTTATTATTTCCGTTTCCTCTAAAAGACAATATAGATTTCTGTAGTAAGGCTCTTCAATATACCCTTCGCTCCAACCGCACAACTCTTTAATAATGGCTATATCGCTAAGTTTTTCGTATACCTTTTTTGAAAGAGTTTCGCTATTGGTGAATGAGCTCGATATATCTATAAGTGAAATGCATCTTGAATGTCTTGAAATATGATAGTCTCTAATCATAATATATCTTCCATAACGTGAATTGAAGTAATGGCCTACTAAAAACGAAAAAAGTAAAGTTGTCACAGTCAGCATATAGCCTTGAGAATCTCCATCAAGGTAATTTAGTGGTATATTGATTTTGATAAGTATAAATAGGGCCCAACTTAATAAGAACAATATTGTTATTAATATTGATACTAAGTAAGGCCTAATATGTAGAAATCTCATCAATAAACACATCTAAGATATTTTTAATATACAATAGTAGCATATGTTCTATAAAAATCTTGCTTTAATATTCTATAATTTTTGCCTGTTACTGCATTCTTCTTTATCTTGAAGTCTTTGCCATTGTTTATCTATGATCGTTTGAACTTCTTTAACGAAATCCTCTGACAGATGTCTGAATCTTCCCTGTAGTTTATAGTATTCAATGACTTGCTTTGTCTTTTTCTTATAATTTATGGTGTAGGTGCCATTTTCAATTTCATATAAGGGGAATATTCCAGTCTCTGTTGCAAGTCTCCCTATTTCTAGGCCAATTTCTGGTTGGTACCTCCATCCAGTCGGGCAAACAGAATAAGCGTGGATATAAGAAGGTCCTTTGATGCTTTTTGCCTTTTCTATTTTCTTAATGAAATCCATTGGATAAGAGGGATTAACTGTAGCTGCATAAGGAATATTGTGCGCTGCTACTATTTCCATCATATTCTTCTTATTTCTAGTTCTCCATCCCCCATGCTTCCCAACTGGATTTGTAGTAGTTGTAGCACCCATTGGAGTGAGACTAGAGGTCTGCATCCCGGTGTTCATGTAAGCTTCATTATCATAGCATACATACATAATTTCATGACCTCTTTCTATGGCACCAGAAAGTGCCTGAATCCCTATATCGGCGGTGCCACCATCGCCTGCAAAGCCAACAACTGTGATTTTTTCTTTTTTACCTTTAATCTTCAAAGCCGCTTCAACACCTGAAGCTGTAGCAGCAGTCGTTTCAAAGGCATTATACAATAAGGGTATACCTAAACAGGTATCAGGAAAAGTTCCTGGTATTGCCGCAAAACAACAAGCAGGTATGTTCATTATTGTGTTTTTCCCCAAAACTTTTAGGAGATATCTAGCAACTAGCATAGCTCCACATCCGGGGCATGCTGTGTGACCGGAATAAATAAATTCTTCAGTGGGTATACCTGCTCTTTTCATAATTACACCTTAATATCAATCCATTCAACTGGATTGTCAATTTTATTATTCTTTAAACAATTGAAACAATTATCATAAACTCTGCTAATGGTGTCCATAGTAATATCTCTGCCACCTATCCCAAGAATAAAATTCTTAATCAGGGGCGAATTCTTTACCCCATACAGAGATGCTTTCAACTCAGAAAAAATTGCACCTTCGTGCCCAAAAGAGAATGATCTATCAATTACCCCTACAAAAGAGACCTTTGATAATGCTTTATTTAGTTCCTCTGAAGGAAATGGCCTAAACATTCTCAATCTAATAAGCCCAACTTTTACTCCTTTTTTTCTAAATAAATCTACAGTTTCTTTAACAGTTCCAGCAGCCGCACCTGAAACAATCAGGACAACTTCTGCGTCATCAACATTATAAAGTTCCAGTGGGCCAGTATATTTCCTTCCAAATTCTTTATAGAAATCTTCTTCAATTTGATTCAATTTTGGTATTACTCTGTCCATGGCTTCTTGTATTTTGTACCTGAATTCAGAATACCACTGGTGAGGCATTGAAAGAGACCCAATGCTGAGTGGGTTTTCTATATCTAGCGAGTACAAAGGATCATATTGTGGAAGAAAATTATCGACTAAATCTTGATCAGGGATATCAACAATCTCGGAGGTATGGGATAAATAAAAAGCATCTAAGCCCACCATGGCTGGCAAATGGATTTCTTTGTCTTCGCATAATTTGTAGGACATTATTACGGTGTCTAGTACCTCTTGGTTACTTTCAGCATAAAATTGTATCCATCCTGTATCTCTTTGAGACATCATATCTGTATGTTCAACCCATACATTCCAAGGTGGGGCCAAAGCTCTATTTACATTTGCCATGACTACGGGGGTTCTTGCGCCAGAAGCCCAATGAAGGAGTTCATGCATTAATACTAATCCTTGGGAGGATGTAGCTGTAAATGTTCTGGCTCCTGTCTGAGAAGCTGCGATGCATGCGGCCATTGCAGAATGTTCTGATTCCACGTGAAGATATTCAGCTTTGAGCTCTCCGTCTGAAACAAATTGTGCAAGTTTCTCAACGATAATTGTCTGAGGTGTTATGGGATAGGCGGCTATTACTTCTGCCCTAGAAAGCCTTGCTCCCCAAGCAGCTGCTATGTTGCCAGTCATTATCTTCTTTACCATTATTTTCCCTCCCTCCCCATTCTAATCGCAGTTTTAGGGCATTCGTGAGCGCATATCCCACATCCCTTACAGTAATCATAATTAATAATAGGGAATCCTTCTTCAT is a window encoding:
- a CDS encoding type II/IV secretion system ATPase subunit, translated to MRKRGALKLIKKLKESDILLDSEPKSNYEKLKKKSEVDFLKKEGATLGGFGAISSSEDILSETKKEISEKIKSEVTAHVAKEVASTVGSATFVISGPVTIQGGRLPSMEEEKRVIMKDQDILVIPQKWKTQDYTGFNERYPLIEPYAYARIKWDEKITKLVYLIEEPELSEDEKTRLMTIQGIIQEELEVDFKSLQEKSELVDYLENKALEVVDELNLKLSPDAFEKIMYYLRRNYIGLGSIEPLFHDVLIEDISCDGTGIPIYVYHAKYGSLPSNIVFKSDDDANSIIIKMAQRCNRHISVAEPLLDGRLPNNSRVQATFGREVTQHGPTFTIRRFKTDPMTPVQLINYKSCPPRIFAYMWLALEHSYTASTIISGGTATGKTSMLNALAIFLPPEAKIVTIEDTQELNLPQEHWLPAVTRSGFGASTSEGKKQGEVDMFDLLRAALRQRPDYLVVGEIRGAEANVMFTGMATGHPGMGTIHADSMEALINRLTTRPISLSPALLQSLNICFLLTHAKIEGKAIRRVKEVVEITGMDLKKGEPIYQTVFRWDPGSDEFIYDAKESSIVKRISISRGMTQEEVWEEINRRSLVLGWMAENNIVNFRDVGDIIKVYMRDPDSILEKIKS
- a CDS encoding type II secretion system F family protein, with the translated sequence MLGRKKEKDIAVQEIERYEKRGFFMNYGKMAHKRFGFLVDKRLKSFEELHGPLRKGDIPLNLGAYVSAMILSTAIAGIIALVVSIIIVPLFLGNFINEIISPGKPVDFVFNLVLIILISILTAVTTFLVFWVYPSFKAGERSRKINLALTNAVNTMATIAGTGVPPAVIFWSLVEFRRYGEVSRESEKILNDIENFGLDLVQALQRAANRSPSPLFSELLWKMIATIRTGGNLKEYLYLEGNRLMEVERMKTEAAIETIGLIAETYVTALVVGPVFIIIMTTIMGIMGTPMSQVNLINNIVVYFGLPIGYAIFIIAVDQVAPKR
- a CDS encoding type II secretion system F family protein; protein product: MRKKNYNVYVTIGSIAAGIILSLMGFFILNLSELAIAGIAVAVGPYLFLKMREQAWITEIEDQFPEFLRALADSQAAGMTLPQAIKMAQEDDYGRLTDEIKIMASKISWGVPFDEVLTSFSDKVKSENVQGTVSLIVIAHHAGGNIIKILESAAESARMMRGLAKEQASKLSQYTGIIYISYLVFLSVVFLLQTQFVEIFSEITLPTAKESINKEAFKTTFQNMLIIHGALAGLMIGKMTTNSLFSGIKHSIILTAIGYLTFRFIIGSSLLSGLL
- the tgtA gene encoding tRNA guanosine(15) transglycosylase TgtA translates to MFEIKAKDGLGRIGKLSIGKKKVETPTLMPVINPNKIVIAPKDMADYGAEMLITNSYIIYRTPKLKEDSLEKGVHKMLDFNGVIETDSGSFQMAAYGDIEIENKEILQFQKDIGVDIGTFLDIPTHPDEPHRKTLSDLEITLERAREAIGFDLDLNGTIQGGTHLDLRKKSAEEMSKLPFTVNPIGGVVPLMMEYRFSELVDIILTVKGSLSPSRPVHLFGAGHPMLLSLSVLLGCDLFDSAAYVLYAQDSRYLTSYGTKKLNEMKYLPCNCPVCRKYTAQELINENDQKRLELLSSHNLHATFEEIKIIKEAVHEGNLFELVETRIRSHPRLLLAYRRIKDYYGLLEEYDPFTKRSSIFYTGAESNLRPIMQRTKERIKNIESKKYDEHLFFGKFPKELEFTYPFGQCEMEEERKDRGDSELNDEDIVKVIAEYQFGPNVGEKLFHDVVVKRSKTGMIRYVFDKNGTMLATIRARDGLFTPNIEGLKRLKDIIPYPKYRIIVDDEAAPFIKDGANVFSKFVINLDKNLRAYEEVLIVDSNDNLLGTGTLMLSPREVKAFERGMAVRTRWGIEKNNIKEDQIED
- a CDS encoding MoaD/ThiS family protein translates to MRVLYFGDLKDITLKREEIIEVESIKIGNLKNLLSEKYPLLKESFLKDEIRIIVNGKDYSFTGRDETLVSKGFEIALFSPVGGG
- the ade gene encoding adenine deaminase, with amino-acid sequence MDFMDKNVNVISGNIVDPINHEIYPGKITISNDKISEIQRDDNIYSNFIIPGFVDSHIHIESSMLIPYEFSRIAVIHGTVATVSDPHEIANVLGIKGIQYMIENSKLSPLKFYFGASSCVPATSFETSGACLRAREIEEIFSNDNVKFLGEVMNTFGVINNDKDLIEKINVAKKYSKKIDGHAPGLSGEVLEKYISKGITTDHECVRRAEGLEKIEKGMKIQIREGSAAENFEALIPLVDTHYDSCMFCSDDKHPDDLVKGHIDQMVRRSINYGIDIFKILKVSSVNPVKHYGLDVGLLQEGDPADFLVADNLKELNILATYINGNVVSHKGKTNIEHRSFETINNFKVEKKKISDFCLSYKSGNINVIEAIDGQLITNDISIEPKIVNENLVSDIERDILKIAVVNRYKDSEVPIGFIRNFGLKKGAIASSIAHDSHNIVVVGVSDEDICNAVNMIIENRGGIGCVCGENKIFLELPVAGIMTFEEYSKVADSYRHVTNFAKSLGCTLNAPFMTLSFMALLVIPKIKIGDKGLFDSEKFRFIDLCVS
- a CDS encoding thiamine pyrophosphate-dependent enzyme — protein: MKRAGIPTEEFIYSGHTACPGCGAMLVARYLLKVLGKNTIMNIPACCFAAIPGTFPDTCLGIPLLYNAFETTAATASGVEAALKIKGKKEKITVVGFAGDGGTADIGIQALSGAIERGHEIMYVCYDNEAYMNTGMQTSSLTPMGATTTTNPVGKHGGWRTRNKKNMMEIVAAHNIPYAATVNPSYPMDFIKKIEKAKSIKGPSYIHAYSVCPTGWRYQPEIGLEIGRLATETGIFPLYEIENGTYTINYKKKTKQVIEYYKLQGRFRHLSEDFVKEVQTIIDKQWQRLQDKEECSNRQKL
- the porA gene encoding pyruvate ferredoxin oxidoreductase, with protein sequence MVKKIMTGNIAAAWGARLSRAEVIAAYPITPQTIIVEKLAQFVSDGELKAEYLHVESEHSAMAACIAASQTGARTFTATSSQGLVLMHELLHWASGARTPVVMANVNRALAPPWNVWVEHTDMMSQRDTGWIQFYAESNQEVLDTVIMSYKLCEDKEIHLPAMVGLDAFYLSHTSEIVDIPDQDLVDNFLPQYDPLYSLDIENPLSIGSLSMPHQWYSEFRYKIQEAMDRVIPKLNQIEEDFYKEFGRKYTGPLELYNVDDAEVVLIVSGAAAGTVKETVDLFRKKGVKVGLIRLRMFRPFPSEELNKALSKVSFVGVIDRSFSFGHEGAIFSELKASLYGVKNSPLIKNFILGIGGRDITMDTISRVYDNCFNCLKNNKIDNPVEWIDIKV